The Acinetobacter pittii genome contains a region encoding:
- a CDS encoding peptide MFS transporter gives MKHELEQYDRAFFGHPKPLKTLFFTELWERFSYYGIRPLLVLYMIAMVNEGGLGLDRPTAAAIVGLFAGSMYLMTVFGGWIADNWLGQARSVWYGSIIIALGHLSIALTTIFDQFFFYFGLVLIVLGSGLFKTCISVIVGTLYKAQDSRRDAGFSIFYMGINMGSFIAPLLTGLLARDHNWHLGFGIGGLGMLVALLIFRIFAIPQLQTFNQLRQKNDNCNKPIVENKNAPKIAFSFLLSVAVISALTFFGVIHINPVAVATYLTVAIGIGIIAYFAYLLLFLNLEQHDKFKIIVCFVLLATSALFWSAFEQKPTSFNLFAQDYTDRIVFGFEIPTVWFQSINALFIIVFAPVAAWLWTKLGKSNKDPSYISKFIIALLLAAGGFLLMSFASRFAIAGGLVSPFWLVGTIFLLTIGELCLSPIGLSTMTKLAPDVIRGQIMGLWFTGSALGNLIAGLIGGHVSADNIDHLPTLFMRCVLALVIGAIVLFLLKKPINRLMNKTTSKVQPDLETI, from the coding sequence ATGAAGCATGAACTCGAACAATATGACAGAGCTTTTTTCGGCCATCCAAAACCCCTAAAAACTTTATTTTTTACAGAGCTTTGGGAAAGATTTTCTTATTATGGTATACGGCCTTTACTCGTTCTTTATATGATTGCAATGGTCAACGAAGGTGGTTTAGGCCTTGACCGTCCAACCGCTGCAGCAATTGTTGGGTTATTTGCAGGCTCTATGTATTTAATGACTGTTTTTGGTGGTTGGATTGCCGACAACTGGTTAGGTCAGGCACGATCGGTCTGGTATGGTTCCATTATTATTGCACTAGGTCATTTATCAATTGCCCTCACTACCATTTTTGATCAATTCTTTTTTTATTTCGGTTTAGTTCTTATTGTGCTTGGATCAGGTTTATTTAAAACCTGTATTTCAGTGATTGTTGGAACATTATATAAAGCTCAGGATAGTAGACGAGATGCCGGTTTCTCCATTTTTTACATGGGGATAAATATGGGATCATTTATTGCTCCCCTTCTTACGGGTCTATTAGCACGTGATCATAACTGGCACTTAGGTTTTGGAATTGGTGGCCTTGGGATGTTAGTTGCATTACTTATTTTTCGTATTTTCGCTATTCCACAGCTACAAACTTTTAATCAGTTGCGTCAAAAAAATGACAATTGCAATAAACCCATTGTTGAAAATAAAAATGCGCCCAAAATTGCTTTCTCCTTTTTACTATCTGTCGCAGTTATTAGTGCTCTTACCTTCTTTGGCGTCATACATATCAATCCAGTCGCAGTAGCAACTTATTTAACAGTTGCAATTGGGATTGGGATTATTGCTTATTTTGCGTATTTGCTACTTTTCCTAAATTTAGAACAGCATGATAAATTCAAAATTATTGTTTGTTTCGTTTTATTAGCAACCTCAGCATTATTCTGGTCTGCTTTTGAGCAGAAACCAACATCTTTTAATTTATTTGCGCAAGATTATACAGACCGTATTGTTTTCGGATTTGAAATACCAACGGTATGGTTCCAATCCATCAATGCCCTATTTATTATTGTTTTTGCTCCAGTTGCAGCTTGGCTATGGACGAAGCTAGGTAAGTCAAATAAAGACCCAAGCTATATCAGCAAATTTATCATTGCACTATTACTCGCAGCAGGCGGCTTTTTGCTCATGTCTTTTGCGAGTCGTTTCGCAATTGCGGGCGGTTTAGTCTCACCATTTTGGTTAGTCGGTACTATATTTTTGCTTACCATAGGTGAACTTTGTTTAAGCCCAATTGGCTTATCAACCATGACCAAACTTGCACCTGATGTTATACGCGGTCAAATTATGGGTCTGTGGTTTACTGGCTCAGCTTTAGGTAATCTCATTGCGGGTCTTATTGGCGGACATGTATCAGCAGATAATATTGATCATTTACCCACCCTGTTTATGCGATGTGTTTTGGCATTAGTGATTGGCGCAATCGTGTTATTTTTATTAAAGAAACCTATTAATAGATTAATGAACAAAACTACCAGTAAAGTTCAACCTGACTTGGAAACTATATGA
- the glnA gene encoding type I glutamate--ammonia ligase: MSMANKVLQLIQESGAKWVDFRFTDTKGKEQHVTYPADSIDEDTFEDGKMFDGSSIAGWKGIEASDMILRPDAETGFIDPFFAEPTVVVTCDVIEPSTGQGYERDPRSIARRAEEYLKSTGIGDTAFFGPEPEFFVFDEVKWDIDMSGARHTLIAEEAAWSTGKDYESGNSGHRPRVKGGYFPVPPVDSSQDMRAEMCAKIEDIMGPGRVEVHHHEVASCQLEIGVSFNTLVRKADEVQQFKYAVWNVAHQYAKTATFMPKPMVGDNGSGMHVHMSISKDGKNLFAGDEYAGLSEMALYFIGGIIKHARALNAITNPSTNSYKRLVPHFEAPIMLAYSARNRSASIRIPYVSSPKGKRIEARFPDPMMNPYLGFAALLMAGIDGIQNKIHPGEAADKNLYDLPPEEEAKIPTVAHSLDMALEALQADHEFLLKGGVFTKEMLDAYIELKTEDVRRLNTTTHPVEFDMYYSL, from the coding sequence ATGAGCATGGCGAACAAGGTCCTTCAACTCATACAAGAAAGTGGCGCAAAATGGGTCGATTTTCGCTTTACTGATACTAAGGGTAAAGAACAGCACGTAACTTACCCAGCTGATTCTATTGATGAAGATACTTTTGAAGACGGTAAAATGTTTGATGGTTCTTCAATCGCTGGTTGGAAAGGCATTGAAGCATCTGACATGATTTTACGTCCAGATGCAGAAACTGGTTTCATCGACCCGTTCTTTGCTGAACCAACTGTAGTTGTGACTTGTGACGTTATTGAACCTTCAACAGGTCAAGGTTATGAGCGTGACCCACGTTCGATTGCTCGCCGTGCAGAAGAATATTTAAAATCTACAGGTATCGGTGATACTGCATTCTTTGGTCCAGAACCAGAATTCTTTGTATTTGACGAAGTGAAATGGGACATCGATATGTCTGGCGCTCGTCATACATTAATCGCTGAAGAAGCAGCTTGGTCTACTGGTAAAGATTACGAGTCTGGTAACTCTGGTCACCGTCCACGTGTTAAAGGCGGTTACTTCCCAGTTCCTCCAGTTGATTCTTCACAAGATATGCGTGCAGAAATGTGTGCAAAAATCGAAGACATCATGGGCCCAGGCCGTGTAGAAGTACATCACCACGAAGTTGCTTCTTGCCAGTTAGAAATTGGTGTGAGCTTCAATACACTTGTACGTAAAGCTGACGAAGTTCAACAGTTCAAATATGCTGTTTGGAACGTTGCTCACCAATATGCAAAAACTGCAACCTTTATGCCTAAACCAATGGTAGGTGATAACGGTTCTGGTATGCACGTTCACATGTCTATCTCTAAAGATGGCAAGAACTTGTTTGCTGGTGATGAATATGCAGGCCTTTCAGAAATGGCATTGTACTTCATCGGTGGTATCATCAAGCACGCTCGTGCATTGAATGCAATCACAAACCCGTCTACAAACTCATACAAGCGTTTGGTTCCTCACTTTGAAGCACCAATTATGCTTGCTTACTCAGCACGTAACCGTTCTGCTTCTATCCGTATTCCATACGTTTCTAGCCCTAAAGGTAAGCGTATCGAAGCTCGTTTCCCAGACCCAATGATGAACCCGTACTTAGGTTTCGCTGCATTATTAATGGCTGGTATCGACGGTATCCAAAACAAGATCCATCCGGGCGAAGCTGCTGATAAGAACTTGTATGATCTTCCTCCAGAAGAAGAAGCAAAAATCCCAACAGTTGCTCATAGCTTAGATATGGCTCTTGAAGCACTTCAAGCAGATCACGAATTCTTGTTGAAAGGTGGCGTGTTCACTAAAGAAATGCTTGATGCATACATCGAACTTAAAACTGAAGATGTACGTCGTCTTAACACGACTACTCACCCAGTTGAATTCGATATGTACTACAGCTTGTAA
- the ubiC gene encoding chorismate--pyruvate lyase family protein, giving the protein MRKRQPVHKQEKTLNPELKTWLYASGSLTQQLTELGGGQFSVKPFKEHFQRLTFADSQWMNMSHAHTSWVRETYLYGCEAEPWVKAKSIFPIQSLQKKARIFQHIGSKPIGFFLFQRTTPLCDRRVIRLPEGWTRQSCYTWHGCKFIVQETFLPAFEAFLNQQHDKESL; this is encoded by the coding sequence ATGCGTAAACGGCAACCAGTACATAAACAGGAAAAGACTTTAAATCCTGAGTTGAAAACATGGTTGTATGCGTCTGGTTCTCTGACTCAACAATTAACTGAGCTTGGTGGTGGCCAGTTCAGTGTAAAGCCCTTTAAAGAACACTTTCAGCGTTTAACTTTTGCAGATAGCCAATGGATGAATATGTCTCATGCTCACACCTCGTGGGTAAGGGAAACTTATTTATATGGCTGTGAGGCAGAGCCGTGGGTGAAGGCAAAAAGTATTTTTCCAATTCAAAGTTTACAAAAAAAGGCCCGTATATTTCAGCATATTGGATCTAAACCGATTGGCTTTTTCCTATTTCAAAGAACAACTCCGCTTTGTGACCGTCGTGTCATTCGTTTGCCAGAAGGCTGGACACGACAAAGTTGCTATACTTGGCATGGATGTAAATTTATCGTCCAAGAAACATTCTTACCGGCTTTTGAAGCTTTTTTAAATCAGCAGCACGACAAGGAATCACTATGA
- the ubiA gene encoding 4-hydroxybenzoate octaprenyltransferase, with amino-acid sequence MTTATGTTWRQRLEAYYYLCRFDKPIGTELVFWPTMWALWVASKGIPDLGILFVMILGVIFMRAAGCAINDFADRKVDAHVERTKTRPLATGIIRAREAVYVFLGLVLASACLLFFLPIETFYWSFGALFLAFIYPFMKRYTNLPQVFLGAAFSWSIPMAFTAVGKTPDLTCWLLYFGNLAWTVAYDTQYAITDREYDLKIGVKSTAILFGRYDIQIIALLQATSLVLIGTALYLENILFPWAIIALVIVAFDFIYQTIKTKDRNPQVCFWAFRHNRWVGLIIFLGIFLNFI; translated from the coding sequence ATGACGACTGCAACAGGCACAACATGGCGTCAGCGTTTAGAAGCTTACTATTATCTCTGCCGATTCGATAAGCCAATTGGTACTGAACTGGTTTTCTGGCCAACCATGTGGGCGCTTTGGGTTGCATCAAAAGGAATACCTGATTTAGGTATTTTATTTGTCATGATTTTAGGTGTCATTTTTATGCGTGCCGCTGGATGCGCTATTAATGATTTTGCAGACCGTAAAGTAGATGCTCATGTTGAGCGTACTAAAACGCGTCCGCTAGCAACCGGAATTATTCGTGCAAGAGAAGCGGTGTATGTGTTCTTGGGGCTAGTGTTAGCAAGTGCATGTTTGTTGTTCTTTTTACCGATTGAAACCTTTTATTGGTCATTTGGGGCATTATTTTTAGCATTCATTTATCCATTTATGAAGCGCTATACTAACTTACCTCAAGTATTTTTAGGCGCAGCATTTTCATGGTCAATTCCTATGGCTTTTACCGCGGTAGGTAAAACTCCAGATTTGACTTGCTGGTTGCTCTATTTTGGTAATTTGGCTTGGACAGTGGCTTATGACACTCAATATGCCATTACTGACCGTGAATATGATTTAAAGATTGGCGTGAAATCTACAGCTATTCTTTTTGGTCGGTATGATATCCAGATTATTGCGCTTTTACAGGCAACGAGTCTTGTTTTGATTGGTACTGCACTATATTTAGAAAATATTTTATTCCCATGGGCGATCATCGCTTTAGTGATTGTAGCATTCGATTTTATATATCAAACAATTAAGACCAAAGACCGCAACCCTCAAGTCTGCTTTTGGGCATTTCGTCACAATCGTTGGGTTGGATTAATCATTTTTTTAGGAATATTTTTAAATTTCATATAG
- a CDS encoding lipase family protein: MKRSKIALAITLSISALFLTACNDDDDDYTGIDTNKTYVSESNYAIDKVDNASSIKVMTYNMTNVQGKTATATAMVLFPKAIQPKDGYRVVVWEHGTVGVGDGCAPSKNAINPRFKILAESLLAAGYVIVAPDYEGLGTQGVHPYLNLSSEAKSALAAVKAVKEHYGAQLKGEWMSIGQSQGGHASLGTAEFANTDASYKGAVAGAPASSLGTIIQIYIDPEMNQDSGYKLSKLDQAITARRQIDAAIAAGQMSPNDPLALAVPTIDKTAEGYAELLAYAAFASAGIKAQQPDYDLKAIFTSGAADIAELAYGRTGDDGACLSYPTPDSANGLQEKFKAGILAFLADPTHQITQYGIDLNKFKADQVVQKFLTATQPATNATAEKVIKTPVFIIQGEKDQAVLPVVTQGLFANMKANAVKLFPQAGYDKGYKLTIVPNATHTQAIVCQNANAVDFIQTNMSAGTGIVLTDAQKDASQSPHCTGKF, from the coding sequence ATGAAACGGTCAAAAATTGCTTTAGCTATAACATTATCAATTTCAGCATTATTTCTTACAGCGTGTAATGACGATGATGATGACTACACAGGGATAGATACCAATAAAACTTATGTCTCTGAAAGTAATTATGCTATTGATAAAGTTGATAATGCTTCATCAATTAAAGTCATGACTTATAACATGACAAATGTTCAAGGAAAAACCGCAACTGCTACAGCCATGGTACTGTTTCCAAAAGCAATACAACCGAAAGATGGTTATCGGGTAGTGGTATGGGAACATGGAACTGTTGGGGTGGGTGATGGTTGTGCACCAAGTAAAAATGCAATTAATCCACGATTTAAAATCCTTGCTGAGTCTTTATTAGCAGCAGGTTATGTGATTGTGGCACCAGATTATGAGGGATTAGGTACACAAGGGGTGCATCCGTACTTAAACTTATCAAGTGAAGCAAAATCAGCATTAGCTGCAGTTAAAGCGGTAAAAGAACATTATGGAGCTCAGTTAAAAGGTGAATGGATGTCAATCGGTCAGTCTCAAGGAGGTCATGCCTCATTGGGAACTGCTGAGTTTGCTAATACGGATGCAAGTTACAAAGGTGCGGTAGCTGGAGCACCTGCATCAAGCTTAGGAACAATTATTCAAATTTATATTGATCCTGAAATGAATCAAGACAGTGGTTATAAGCTTAGTAAATTAGATCAGGCGATTACAGCACGTAGACAGATTGATGCAGCGATTGCTGCAGGGCAAATGTCTCCAAATGATCCACTGGCGCTTGCTGTACCAACAATTGATAAAACTGCAGAAGGATATGCTGAATTGTTAGCATATGCTGCTTTTGCTAGTGCAGGGATTAAAGCACAGCAACCAGACTATGATTTGAAGGCAATTTTTACGTCAGGAGCGGCTGACATTGCAGAATTGGCTTATGGTCGTACAGGAGATGATGGTGCATGTCTAAGTTATCCTACACCTGATAGTGCGAATGGCTTGCAAGAGAAATTTAAAGCAGGAATCTTAGCTTTCTTGGCTGACCCTACACATCAAATTACCCAGTACGGTATTGATCTAAATAAATTTAAAGCAGACCAAGTCGTTCAAAAATTTTTGACAGCAACTCAACCTGCAACAAATGCTACTGCTGAGAAAGTTATTAAGACACCGGTATTTATTATTCAAGGTGAAAAAGATCAAGCTGTATTGCCAGTAGTTACACAAGGCTTATTTGCCAATATGAAAGCGAATGCTGTGAAACTCTTCCCACAAGCAGGCTATGATAAAGGCTATAAGCTAACTATTGTACCGAATGCAACTCATACACAAGCAATCGTATGTCAAAATGCCAATGCTGTAGATTTCATTCAAACTAATATGTCAGCGGGTACGGGTATTGTGCTGACTGATGCTCAAAAAGATGCCAGCCAAAGCCCACACTGCACAGGTAAATTCTAA
- a CDS encoding DUF2726 domain-containing protein, with protein MFESSHLFFIVLGCISTCIFLLVCLRPYLFPKQKFFARPVITNFETQMFIRLKQSFPNYHVLAQVAFSALITSNDYKIRSQFNRKVTDFVVLNDKMEVIAIIELDDPTHLEKVEEDRIRDQMLTEAGYLVKRYTNIPTVRQLQKDLH; from the coding sequence ATGTTCGAATCGAGTCACTTATTTTTTATTGTTTTAGGTTGCATAAGCACCTGTATTTTTCTTCTTGTTTGTTTACGCCCTTATTTATTTCCAAAACAAAAATTCTTTGCTCGTCCTGTCATTACAAACTTTGAAACTCAAATGTTTATACGTTTGAAACAAAGTTTCCCAAATTATCATGTATTAGCACAAGTGGCTTTTAGTGCTTTAATTACCAGTAATGACTATAAAATTCGTAGTCAGTTCAATCGTAAAGTTACTGACTTTGTCGTGCTAAATGACAAGATGGAAGTGATTGCTATTATTGAGCTAGATGACCCTACCCATCTTGAAAAAGTAGAAGAAGACCGTATTCGTGATCAAATGCTCACTGAAGCAGGCTACCTTGTAAAGCGCTACACCAATATTCCTACCGTACGCCAGTTACAAAAGGATCTTCATTAA
- the sodB gene encoding superoxide dismutase: MTTITLPALPYGYDDLAPHISKETLEYHHDKHHNTYVVNLNNLIKGTDLEGKTLEEIIKATAGDASKAGIFNNAAQVWNHTFYWNSMKPNGGGKPTGAIAAKIDEAFGSYEKFAEEFTAAATTQFGSGWAWLVADEVNGKLSITKTSNADTPLAHGQIAVLTIDVWEHAYYIDFRNLRPKYIATFLESLVNWDYANAKLAGQPAGVEK; this comes from the coding sequence ATGACAACCATTACTTTACCTGCACTTCCATATGGCTATGATGATTTAGCGCCACATATTAGTAAAGAAACTTTAGAATACCATCACGACAAACACCACAATACCTATGTTGTTAACTTAAACAACTTAATCAAAGGAACTGACCTTGAAGGTAAAACTTTAGAAGAAATCATCAAAGCAACTGCTGGTGATGCATCTAAAGCTGGTATTTTCAACAATGCTGCTCAAGTTTGGAACCATACATTCTACTGGAATTCTATGAAGCCAAATGGTGGTGGTAAGCCTACTGGCGCAATCGCTGCTAAAATTGACGAAGCTTTTGGTAGCTACGAAAAATTTGCAGAAGAATTTACTGCTGCTGCAACAACTCAATTCGGTTCAGGTTGGGCTTGGTTAGTTGCTGATGAAGTAAACGGTAAACTTTCTATTACTAAAACTTCTAATGCAGACACTCCACTTGCACATGGTCAAATTGCTGTATTAACAATTGACGTATGGGAACACGCTTACTACATCGATTTCCGTAACTTACGTCCTAAATACATCGCAACTTTCTTAGAAAGCCTTGTGAACTGGGACTATGCAAATGCAAAACTTGCAGGTCAACCAGCAGGTGTAGAGAAATAA
- a CDS encoding Nif3-like dinuclear metal center hexameric protein, producing MANLHEIIQWCDQTLKAAEFKDYAPNGLQIEGSTEVKRILCAVTASEDAIDAAIAQNADLLLVHHGYFWKGEPYPITGMRGNRIKKLIQNNISLVAYHLPLDAHPTLGNNVAIAEKLSLQNLEPLDLAEKHPIGNIGYLEQALSVDEFKAKLQNSFDFKVIHLPAEKQSIQKVGFCTGGAQDFIAKAALQNCDAYISGEVSERTFYEAKELGVHYFACGHHATERYGVQRLAEAISKQFSVESEYFELNNPI from the coding sequence ATGGCGAATTTGCATGAAATTATTCAGTGGTGCGACCAAACATTAAAAGCAGCAGAATTTAAAGATTACGCACCGAATGGCCTGCAAATTGAAGGTTCAACTGAAGTTAAGCGTATCCTTTGTGCGGTTACTGCTTCCGAAGATGCAATTGATGCCGCAATTGCTCAGAATGCAGATCTATTACTCGTACATCATGGTTATTTTTGGAAAGGCGAACCGTATCCAATTACAGGAATGCGCGGTAACCGCATTAAGAAACTCATCCAAAATAATATTTCATTAGTTGCTTATCATTTACCTTTAGATGCTCACCCAACTTTAGGCAACAATGTGGCTATTGCAGAAAAACTGAGCTTGCAGAATTTAGAGCCACTCGATTTAGCCGAGAAACATCCAATTGGCAATATTGGTTATTTAGAACAAGCGCTTTCTGTTGATGAATTTAAAGCAAAACTACAAAATAGTTTTGATTTTAAGGTGATTCATTTGCCAGCAGAAAAACAAAGTATTCAAAAAGTGGGCTTCTGCACAGGTGGGGCTCAGGATTTTATTGCTAAAGCGGCTTTGCAAAATTGTGATGCTTATATCTCAGGTGAAGTCAGTGAGCGAACTTTTTATGAAGCAAAAGAGTTAGGTGTTCATTATTTTGCTTGTGGTCACCATGCAACTGAGCGTTATGGTGTTCAACGTTTGGCAGAAGCGATCTCAAAACAGTTTTCAGTTGAAAGTGAATATTTTGAATTGAATAATCCGATTTAA
- the algW gene encoding S1C family serine protease, protein MRRTFTWLPWVLLIIVIASFITWQKYHQPKPTVAVDGVQMPAEKVEPLVDTSRTGGVVSYSAAVKVAAPAVVNIFTTQKVKQNHPLLSDPVFREFFGNQIPEQQQQNENSLGSGVIVRADGYILTNNHVIAQADQIVVALHDGRRAEATIVGTDPDTDLAVIKIDLDKLPVLPFKLSGNEVGDVVLAIGNPFGVGQTVTQGIISATERSDLGINTYEDFIQTDAAINPGNSGGALIDVAGNLIGVNTAIFSQSGGSLGIGFAIPAKVCQQVLNSILKDGRVVRGWLGISLVPPTQEDVLAPKQQIGVVVADVLKSGPAASAGIKIGDKIIQVNNEPITSASHLINYVALQAPNSEINVMVERDGKQQNFVVTVGERKNQNTQSQFIPLPKQ, encoded by the coding sequence GTGCGCCGCACCTTTACATGGTTACCTTGGGTGTTACTTATTATTGTAATTGCCAGTTTTATTACATGGCAAAAATACCATCAGCCGAAACCAACTGTTGCAGTTGATGGGGTGCAAATGCCTGCTGAGAAAGTTGAACCATTGGTTGATACTTCACGAACGGGCGGGGTGGTATCTTATAGCGCTGCGGTAAAAGTTGCAGCGCCAGCCGTTGTTAATATTTTTACGACCCAGAAAGTTAAACAAAATCATCCATTATTAAGTGATCCGGTCTTCCGTGAGTTTTTTGGAAACCAAATTCCTGAACAACAACAGCAAAATGAAAATAGCTTAGGCTCTGGGGTTATTGTACGAGCTGACGGTTATATTCTTACGAATAATCATGTTATTGCTCAAGCTGATCAAATTGTAGTGGCATTGCATGACGGGCGTCGTGCAGAAGCAACAATTGTTGGTACAGACCCTGATACTGATTTAGCCGTAATTAAAATCGATTTAGATAAATTACCTGTATTGCCATTTAAACTAAGTGGTAATGAAGTAGGTGATGTTGTCTTGGCTATTGGTAATCCATTTGGCGTAGGCCAAACGGTAACTCAGGGCATTATTTCTGCGACTGAACGGTCTGATTTAGGCATCAATACCTATGAAGACTTTATTCAAACGGATGCAGCAATTAACCCAGGTAACTCTGGTGGAGCATTAATTGATGTGGCTGGGAATTTAATTGGTGTAAATACTGCTATTTTCTCTCAGTCAGGCGGTTCTTTAGGAATTGGCTTTGCAATTCCCGCTAAAGTTTGCCAACAAGTTTTAAACTCAATTTTGAAAGATGGCCGTGTAGTCCGTGGATGGTTAGGGATTAGTTTAGTACCGCCTACACAAGAAGATGTATTAGCGCCGAAACAGCAAATTGGGGTAGTGGTTGCCGATGTCTTGAAAAGTGGTCCAGCTGCGTCAGCAGGTATTAAAATTGGTGATAAAATTATTCAAGTTAATAATGAGCCAATCACCTCAGCATCTCATTTGATTAATTACGTTGCATTACAAGCGCCTAATAGCGAAATTAATGTAATGGTTGAACGAGATGGGAAGCAACAAAACTTTGTGGTGACAGTAGGAGAAAGGAAAAATCAAAATACTCAATCACAATTTATACCACTGCCTAAACAGTAA
- the cca gene encoding multifunctional CCA addition/repair protein yields MQVYLVGGAVRDFLLGHPYQEKDYVVVGATPEHMLAQGFQPVGKDFPVFLHPETKEEYALARTERKSGKGYHGFQFFTDTTVSLEEDLIRRDLTINAIAMDQDGKLYDPYGGQTDLENKTLRHVSEAFAEDPLRVLRVARFAARYSSYGFHIAPETLELMQTMAESGELDALTPERVWKETSRALLEDHADVYFQTLRNCGALKHLFPEIDALFGVPQRPEYHPEVDCGIHTLMSLQQACKANYSLDVRFAVLVHDLGKALTPVNELPRHIMHEERGVKPVTELCERLKVPTQTRQLALSVCKEHLKCHQIMSLKPGTVWRLLQRLDVLRRPERVEAFVQACECDAKGRLGLEDRPYPQAQYMLDAMQIVRSIKVQDLPENIKGAEIGEMLIQYRIDALTEFKHQHQAPSHS; encoded by the coding sequence ATGCAAGTGTATTTAGTAGGCGGTGCTGTCCGTGATTTTTTACTTGGGCATCCCTATCAAGAAAAAGACTATGTTGTGGTCGGTGCAACGCCGGAACACATGCTCGCCCAAGGTTTTCAACCTGTAGGCAAAGATTTTCCTGTGTTTCTTCATCCCGAAACCAAAGAAGAATATGCACTTGCACGTACTGAACGAAAATCTGGTAAAGGCTACCACGGCTTTCAATTTTTTACCGATACCACAGTAAGTTTAGAAGAAGATTTAATTCGCCGTGATTTAACCATCAATGCCATAGCAATGGATCAAGATGGCAAACTATATGACCCATATGGCGGTCAAACCGATTTAGAAAATAAAACTTTACGTCATGTTTCAGAAGCTTTTGCTGAAGATCCTTTACGTGTTTTACGTGTTGCACGCTTTGCAGCGCGTTATTCTTCATATGGTTTTCATATTGCGCCTGAAACCTTAGAACTCATGCAAACTATGGCAGAATCAGGTGAACTAGATGCATTAACGCCAGAGCGTGTATGGAAAGAGACTTCACGTGCACTTTTAGAAGATCACGCTGATGTTTATTTTCAAACATTGCGTAATTGTGGCGCCTTAAAACATCTTTTTCCTGAAATTGATGCATTGTTTGGTGTACCGCAGCGTCCTGAATATCATCCAGAAGTAGATTGTGGCATACATACCTTAATGTCCTTACAGCAAGCTTGTAAAGCTAATTATTCGCTCGATGTTCGATTTGCTGTGCTAGTACATGATTTAGGTAAAGCATTAACTCCAGTTAATGAACTCCCTCGCCACATCATGCATGAAGAACGTGGAGTAAAACCAGTTACAGAATTATGTGAACGTTTAAAAGTTCCAACTCAAACTCGACAGTTAGCACTCTCAGTGTGTAAAGAACATCTAAAATGTCATCAGATTATGTCGTTAAAACCAGGAACTGTATGGCGTTTATTACAGCGTCTAGATGTCTTACGTCGTCCTGAGAGAGTAGAAGCTTTTGTACAAGCATGTGAATGTGATGCTAAAGGAAGATTAGGTTTAGAAGACCGACCTTATCCACAAGCTCAGTACATGTTAGATGCGATGCAAATCGTTCGCTCTATTAAAGTTCAGGATTTACCTGAAAACATTAAAGGTGCGGAGATTGGTGAAATGCTAATTCAATATCGCATTGATGCTTTAACTGAGTTTAAACATCAACATCAAGCACCCTCTCATTCTTAA